One region of Phragmites australis chromosome 18, lpPhrAust1.1, whole genome shotgun sequence genomic DNA includes:
- the LOC133899608 gene encoding E3 ubiquitin-protein ligase CIP8-like codes for MASSSIHLRLAADEIPQTLDASSSSSYDAFVPVFRPDPSASSASTAAAADRVRSLFRSVEVALFGDDLFEPRTEQLGFTEDSYDDGDASIHWDCLEIEDAEPDLPLLAFTAADEFEWEEVASASGAGSEPQEPEWEVLGDVPAAATAADAEEGFVYTSDREAYEVLVAGGEGLFLKNKPAAARSAVEALPSTVVAAGEEGEGEECVVCRDGVAAGQRVKKLPCSHRYHEECIVPWLQVRNSCPLCRFELPTDDPEYETWKAGQTVSA; via the coding sequence ATGGCTTCCTCATCGATCCACCTCCGCCTCGCCGCCGACGAGATCCCCCAAACCCTAgacgcctcctcctcttcctcctacGACGCCTTCGTCCCCGTATTTCGCCCGGATCCGTCGGCCTCCTCCGcttcgacggcggcggcggccgaccGCGTCCGCAGCCTGTTCCGCTCCGTGGAGGTCGCCCTCTTCGGGGACGACCTCTTCGAACCACGGACGGAGCAACTCGGGTTCACCGAGGATTCGTACGACGACGGCGACGCCTCGATCCATTGGGACTGCCTCGAAATCGAGGACGCCGAGCCGGATCTGCCGCTCTTGGCCTTCACCGCGGCCGACGAGTTCGAGTGGGAGGAGGTAGCGTCCGCGTCCGGGGCTGGCTCGGAGCCCCAGGAGCCCGAGTGGGAGGTGCTCGGCGACGTGCCagcggcggccaccgcggccgacgccgaggagggTTTCGTGTACACCTCCGACCGGGAGGCGTACGAGGTGCTAGTCGCCGGCGGGGAGGGGCTGTTCCTGAAGAACAAACCGGCGGCGGCCAGATCGGCCGTCGAGGCGCTCCCTTCCACTGTTGTTGCCGCCGGAGAGGAAGGTGAAGGGGAGGAGTGCGTGGTGTGCAGGGACGGGGTTGCGGCCGGGCAGCGCGTGAAGAAGCTGCCTTGCTCGCACCGCTACCACGAGGAGTGCATCGTGCCGTGGCTGCAGGTGCGCAACTCGTGCCCGCTCTGCCGATTCGAGCTGCCCACCGACGATCCCGAGTATGAGACCTGGAAAGCGGGGCAAACAGTGTCCGCCTGA